One Synechococcus sp. MU1617 genomic region harbors:
- a CDS encoding bifunctional 2-polyprenyl-6-hydroxyphenol methylase/3-demethylubiquinol 3-O-methyltransferase UbiG produces the protein MKDMLLSSHERLQDLQALKYFCANKRILDIGANTGHLGIQALQAGCLHITCIELDKKNIEVLSHMLPKNKTRIIESDLSQEENLDSLDGEFDTIFYLAVHQHLERKSRGSGFKLLEHIIELKPKHIITRAKGYTSELKTLLEKSFGDLTYYSHLETRIAPILGFTAR, from the coding sequence ATGAAAGACATGCTTCTGTCAAGCCATGAAAGACTTCAAGACCTACAAGCCCTGAAATACTTTTGCGCCAACAAGAGGATACTTGACATCGGAGCAAATACAGGTCACCTTGGAATACAAGCACTTCAAGCAGGATGCCTTCACATAACGTGCATTGAGTTAGATAAAAAAAACATTGAAGTACTAAGTCATATGTTGCCGAAAAACAAGACTCGGATTATAGAATCTGATCTATCACAAGAAGAGAACTTAGATTCATTAGATGGAGAATTCGACACAATCTTTTATCTGGCAGTTCACCAACACCTAGAGAGAAAATCGAGGGGAAGCGGATTCAAACTTCTTGAGCACATAATCGAATTAAAACCAAAACACATAATAACAAGAGCCAAAGGCTACACAAGCGAATTAAAAACCCTGCTTGAAAAGTCCTTTGGAGACTTAACTTACTACTCACACCTCGAAACAAGAATCGCGCCCATACTTGGATTCACCGCAAGATAA